The sequence CCGTGGCGCCGGGCCCGCAGCGGTGGCGAGATCGAAAGCGGTGACCTGGTGGCGTTTTCGGCGGGGGTCTTGGCCGACGGTTACGTCGGTGAGGTGGGACGCACCTGGCCGGTCGGCGAGGTCGACGGGTCGGCGGCGCTCTTCGACCGCTGGCACGCTTTGCGGGACCGATTGATCGCGGCCTGCCGGCCAGGCTCGCCGGCCGGTGATCTGCTGGCGGTCTATGAGGCGGCTGGTGAGCAGCTGCCGGTGATGCAGGTCGCCCACGGCCTCGGTCTGGGATTCGACCCGCCGGTGGTGACCCCGCAGCTGAAAGCTACCTGCGCACGCGAGATCCTCGAACCTGGAATGGTGCTCGCGGTCACCAGCTATGTGTGGGAGAACGGGGTGGGCGCGGTGTTCGGACGCGACGCGGTGCATATCACCGCCGACGGGCCAGAGGTACTGACCAGCAGCCCTACGGCGATCGGCGCTCGGGCCGACAGCACGGGCAAGAACGCCGGCGTTGGTATCGGCTGAAGGGATATACATGTCTGAGAACGGGAATCGGCCCAAGCCCGAGGAGCTGATCCTCTACAGCAAGGACCCGAAGACCAAGATCGCCACCATCACGTTCAACCGGCCGGAATTCCTGAACGCGCCGACATCCGGGGCGCGGCTGCGGTACGCGGACCTGTTGCGGGCCGCCACGGTCGACAACGACGTCAAGGTGGTGGTGATCCGCGGTGTCGGCGACAACCTCGGCAGCGGCGCTGACCTTCCGGAGTTCATGGAGGGCAACGACAACACCGACCTGAGGCTGGCCGAATTGCGCCTCGAGGACGAGGGCGTCGGCGAGGTCACCTATCCGCCCAAGGGTTCGTTCCGGCACGGGGCGACGATCAGCGCCTGGTATGCCAATGTGCAGGCGGGCAACCGCCCGCTGCAGGAGCTCAAGAAGATCAGCATCGTCGAGGCCAAGGGCTACTGCTACGGCTGGCACTTCTACCAGTGCGCCGACGCGGATCTGGTGATCTCCTCTGACGACGCCCTGTTCGGCCACCCGTCGTTCCGGTACTACGGCTGGGGTCCGCGGATGTGGACCTGGGTGCAGATGATGGGGCTGCGCAAGTTCCAGGAGATGGTGTTCACCGGAAGGCCGTTCACCGCCGAGGAGATGTATGAGTGCAACTTCCTCAACAAGGTGGTGTCACGAGACCAGCTCGAGGCCGAGGTCGACAAGTACGCGCGGGCATGCGCCCGAAACCGGCCGGTGGACACCGTGTTTCAACAGAAGATCTTCTTCGAGGTGTTCAAGCAGTACCAGGGTGAATACATGGGTAGCCTGCTGTCGGCCTTCTTCGAGTCGATGGGCAGCGGCGTGGCCAACGACGACACCGACGACCTGGACATGTACGAAGCCATCGACAGCGGGCTGGCCGACGCGGTCAACGACAACGACATGAGGTTCCCGCCCGAGTTCCGGCTGAGCAAGTCCAACCGCAAGAAGAAGGACTAGTGGCAGCACCCGACCCGCCGCTGAACGGATACGTCGTCGTCGACCTCTCCACCGGCATCGCCGGTGCCTACTGCACCAAGCTGCTGGCCGACGGCGGCGCCCAGGTGATCAAAGTCGAACCCGCCGAAGGTGATTGGCTGCGCAGATGGTCCGCGT comes from Mycolicibacterium pulveris and encodes:
- a CDS encoding enoyl-CoA hydratase/isomerase family protein — its product is MSENGNRPKPEELILYSKDPKTKIATITFNRPEFLNAPTSGARLRYADLLRAATVDNDVKVVVIRGVGDNLGSGADLPEFMEGNDNTDLRLAELRLEDEGVGEVTYPPKGSFRHGATISAWYANVQAGNRPLQELKKISIVEAKGYCYGWHFYQCADADLVISSDDALFGHPSFRYYGWGPRMWTWVQMMGLRKFQEMVFTGRPFTAEEMYECNFLNKVVSRDQLEAEVDKYARACARNRPVDTVFQQKIFFEVFKQYQGEYMGSLLSAFFESMGSGVANDDTDDLDMYEAIDSGLADAVNDNDMRFPPEFRLSKSNRKKKD